Proteins from one Malaya genurostris strain Urasoe2022 chromosome 2, Malgen_1.1, whole genome shotgun sequence genomic window:
- the LOC131430442 gene encoding 6-phosphofructo-2-kinase/fructose-2,6-bisphosphatase 1-like isoform X3, with amino-acid sequence MNGSDSDAVSSSSEHCANGSRNAPTAATIPDPGLDPCPLRAPLVVTIVGLPCRGKSLAAHKVSRHLNWRGERAKVFNVDINATADTLKEISLFFNAGNNVAIIDGMHLTRQSRQLLATFCCEKVFHHLLIEFSCNEKSVQENIEDTVRFYHKLDQNTDWERRMRERNEQFAPQFEPCSALEGPLITVNNSEDIKCHSVTAQGVRGAIPTAILGSLASPVIRHRTFYFSRHGESEYNVLGKIGGDADLSPRGMKYAERLAKQLGGPGSAPDCPKPKLIWTSELRRTIRTVQNIPGPRAALKDLNEIDAGICEGLTYEEIQERFPQEFAWRDQDKFKYRYPHGESYLDLLQRVDNVVQALLANTDVLVVSHQAVLRCVMAYFKGTKPDDVPYINVPLHTLLIVRSYGYDFEVETVPLKVECVDTYRIQPKNCSTTRTTADALTTVPAHFDAPLTQQVSTTIS; translated from the exons ATGAACGGATCAGATTCGGACGCCGTTTCCTCGTCTTCCGAGCACTGTGCTAATG GATCACGGAATGCACCTACGGCGGCTACCATACCGGATCCCGGCTTGGACCCATGCCCTCTGCGGGCTCCTCTGGTGGTGACCATCGTGGGCCTGCCCTGCAGAGGAAAATCTCTGGCAGCACACAAAGTGTCTCGACATCTCAACTGGCGTGGCGAACGCGCCAAAG ttTTCAATGTAGATATAAATGCCACCGCCGACACTCTCAAAGAAATATCCCTTTTCTTCAACGCCGGCAATAATGTAGCG ATCATCGATGGCATGCATCTGACTCGACAATCTCGCCAGCTCTTGGCCACCTTCTGCTGTGAAAAAGTATTCCACCATCTGCTGATCGAGTTCAGCTGCAACGAGAAAAGTGTGCAGGAGAACATTGAGGATACTGTGCGGTTCTATCACAAGTTGGACCAGAACACCGACTGGGAGCGACGGATGCGGGAAAGAAATGAACAGTTCGCACCCCAGTTCGAGCCGTGTTCGGCACTGGAAGGTCCACTGATCACGGTAAACAATTCGGAGGATATCAAATGTCACTCGGTAACGGCACAAGGCGTACGCGGAGCGATTCCCACGGCAATTCTTGGTTCGCTGGCTAGTCCTGTCATACGGCATAGAACCTTCTATTTCAGTCGG CACGGTGAGTCCGAGTATAACGTGCTGGGCAAAATTGGTGGTGATGCCGATCTGTCACCTCGCGGTATGAAATATGCTGAGAGATTGGCCAAACAATTGGGAGGACCAGGTTCGGCTCCCGATTGCCCAAAACCTAAACTT ATTTGGACTTCCGAGCTGCGTCGCACTATCCGAACGGTGCAAAATATACCCGGTCCGCGAGCTGCCCTCAAAGATCTGAACGAAATCGATGCCGGTATATGCGAAGGGTTGACGTACGAGGAAATTCAGGAACGCTTCCCGCAGGAATTCGCTTGGCGCGATCAGGATAAATTCAAGTACCGCTATCCGCACGGTGAGTCCTACCTGGATCTGTTGCAACGTGTTGACAACGTGGTGCAGGCGCTGCTAGCCAACACGGATGTTCTGGTCGTGTCGCACCAGGCCGTACTGCGCTGTGTGATGGCATACTTCAAGGGAACGAAACCGG atGACGTTCCATACATTAATGTACCACTGCATACACTGCTTATCGTGCGTTCCTACGGATATGACTTCGAGGTCGAAACGGTTCCGTTGAAAGTGGAATGTGTTGACACGTATCGCATACAGCCGAAG AACTGCTCGACCACCCGAACAACGGCGGATGCTTTGACCACGGTTCCGGCACATTTCGATGCCCCACTGACACAGCAAGTGTCCACCACGATCAGCTAA
- the LOC131430442 gene encoding 6-phosphofructo-2-kinase/fructose-2,6-bisphosphatase-like isoform X2 — MAPIATTNDPKTAQVAADLLNRCPDASYYSSHKTGLNDGSRNAPTAATIPDPGLDPCPLRAPLVVTIVGLPCRGKSLAAHKVSRHLNWRGERAKVFNVDINATADTLKEISLFFNAGNNVAIIDGMHLTRQSRQLLATFCCEKVFHHLLIEFSCNEKSVQENIEDTVRFYHKLDQNTDWERRMRERNEQFAPQFEPCSALEGPLITVNNSEDIKCHSVTAQGVRGAIPTAILGSLASPVIRHRTFYFSRHGESEYNVLGKIGGDADLSPRGMKYAERLAKQLGGPGSAPDCPKPKLIWTSELRRTIRTVQNIPGPRAALKDLNEIDAGICEGLTYEEIQERFPQEFAWRDQDKFKYRYPHGESYLDLLQRVDNVVQALLANTDVLVVSHQAVLRCVMAYFKGTKPDDVPYINVPLHTLLIVRSYGYDFEVETVPLKVECVDTYRIQPKNCSTTRTTADALTTVPAHFDAPLTQQVSTTIS, encoded by the exons GATCACGGAATGCACCTACGGCGGCTACCATACCGGATCCCGGCTTGGACCCATGCCCTCTGCGGGCTCCTCTGGTGGTGACCATCGTGGGCCTGCCCTGCAGAGGAAAATCTCTGGCAGCACACAAAGTGTCTCGACATCTCAACTGGCGTGGCGAACGCGCCAAAG ttTTCAATGTAGATATAAATGCCACCGCCGACACTCTCAAAGAAATATCCCTTTTCTTCAACGCCGGCAATAATGTAGCG ATCATCGATGGCATGCATCTGACTCGACAATCTCGCCAGCTCTTGGCCACCTTCTGCTGTGAAAAAGTATTCCACCATCTGCTGATCGAGTTCAGCTGCAACGAGAAAAGTGTGCAGGAGAACATTGAGGATACTGTGCGGTTCTATCACAAGTTGGACCAGAACACCGACTGGGAGCGACGGATGCGGGAAAGAAATGAACAGTTCGCACCCCAGTTCGAGCCGTGTTCGGCACTGGAAGGTCCACTGATCACGGTAAACAATTCGGAGGATATCAAATGTCACTCGGTAACGGCACAAGGCGTACGCGGAGCGATTCCCACGGCAATTCTTGGTTCGCTGGCTAGTCCTGTCATACGGCATAGAACCTTCTATTTCAGTCGG CACGGTGAGTCCGAGTATAACGTGCTGGGCAAAATTGGTGGTGATGCCGATCTGTCACCTCGCGGTATGAAATATGCTGAGAGATTGGCCAAACAATTGGGAGGACCAGGTTCGGCTCCCGATTGCCCAAAACCTAAACTT ATTTGGACTTCCGAGCTGCGTCGCACTATCCGAACGGTGCAAAATATACCCGGTCCGCGAGCTGCCCTCAAAGATCTGAACGAAATCGATGCCGGTATATGCGAAGGGTTGACGTACGAGGAAATTCAGGAACGCTTCCCGCAGGAATTCGCTTGGCGCGATCAGGATAAATTCAAGTACCGCTATCCGCACGGTGAGTCCTACCTGGATCTGTTGCAACGTGTTGACAACGTGGTGCAGGCGCTGCTAGCCAACACGGATGTTCTGGTCGTGTCGCACCAGGCCGTACTGCGCTGTGTGATGGCATACTTCAAGGGAACGAAACCGG atGACGTTCCATACATTAATGTACCACTGCATACACTGCTTATCGTGCGTTCCTACGGATATGACTTCGAGGTCGAAACGGTTCCGTTGAAAGTGGAATGTGTTGACACGTATCGCATACAGCCGAAG AACTGCTCGACCACCCGAACAACGGCGGATGCTTTGACCACGGTTCCGGCACATTTCGATGCCCCACTGACACAGCAAGTGTCCACCACGATCAGCTAA